A window of Apium graveolens cultivar Ventura chromosome 8, ASM990537v1, whole genome shotgun sequence contains these coding sequences:
- the LOC141677605 gene encoding L10-interacting MYB domain-containing protein-like translates to MSRAQSKIRRRDQPSGAAPPVGATPSASFAAKWGDEEHDLFVRLCYGQVVKGNRPNTTLNKEGWKAVYLQFAACSGKDPVWDLRKLKNHWDAMREDYKIFRKLKFGQTGLGWNELTKQFEASDEWWKEKIKENHKFSKFRNKDMTYFVNYYDTLFGDVIATGERAKAANNYSAVNLEEGEDIPDFGEDDGNEGSGDSDDNNYETPQPPSRNLFPTNSFRSGSSSGQKRKKSGAEFVREGLDGLVAAMSCKSTAGSAEDRSLDEAIAVLDAMPEVDAGSDLYFFAQRYILNTGNRTLFLKARNNELRYGQLQYNYKHFKGSGGSSDRQ, encoded by the exons ATGTCAAGGGCACAATCGAAGATACGGCGACGGGATCAACCATCAGGTGCGGCTCCTCCCGTAGGTGCGACTCCTTCTGCATCATTTGCTGCCAAGTGGGGAGATGAAGAACATGATTTATTTGTCAGGCTATGCTACGGTCAGGTTGTTAAAGGCAACAGGCCTAACACCACTTTGAACAAAGAAGGTTGGAAAGCTGTGTATCTTCAATTTGCTGCTTGTTCAGGAAAGGATCCCGTTTGGGATTTAAGAAAACTAAAGAATCATTGGGATGCGATGAGAGAAGATTACAAAATTTTTAGGAAATTGAAGTTTGGGCAAACTGGTTTGGGATGGAACGAGTTGACAAAACAATTTGAAGCGTCTGATGAATGGTGGAAGGAGAAAATTAAG GAGAATCACAAATTTAGCAAATTCAGGAATAAGGATATGACGTATTTCGTCAATTACTATGATACATTGTTCGGTGATGTCATTGCAACTGGTGAGCGGGCAAAAGCCGCGAATAACTACTCTGCGGTGAATTTAGAGGAGGGTGAAGATATTCCAGATTTCGGAGAAGATGATGGGAATGAAGGCAGCGGTGATAGCGACGATAACAACTATGAAACACCACAACCACCTTCGAGGAATCTATTTCCCACTAACTCTTTTAGATCTGGTTCGAGCAGTGGGCAGAAAAGAAAGAAATCAGGAGCAGAGTTCGTTCGGGAAGGGCTTGATGGTTTAGTAGCAGCCATGTCGTGCAAGAGTACTGCTGGTAGTGCAGAAGACCGCAGCTTGGACGAAGCAATTGCCGTACTTGATGCCATGCCGGAAGTTGATGCTGGCAGTGACTTGTATTTCTTTGCTCAGCGGTATATTCTGAACACTGGAAACAGGACGCTTTTTTTAAAGGCGCGCAACAATGAACTCCGCTATGGACAATTGCAGTATAACTACAAGCACTTTAAAGGTTCAGGAGGTTCTTCTGATAGGCAGTGA